The genomic interval TTTAAGCAACAAAGAACTCTCAAACGACACAAGTGCATTcccacaggagagaagccatattACTGCTCACTGTGTGGGACAAGTTTTAAGCAACAAAGTGCTCTCAAACGACACCAGCttattcacacaggagagaagccatatcactgctcacagtgtgggaagagttttaagCAACAAAGTGCTCTCAAACAACATCAggtcattcacacaggagaaaagCCACATCACTGCTCAGAATGCGGGAAGAGTTTTGCCCAGCTGGGTTCTTTAACAGTACATCAGCGGtatcacacaggagagaagcctcATCACTGCTCAAAGTGCGGGAAGAGTTTTGCCCAGCTGGGTTCTTTAACAGTACATCAGCGGTATCACACAGGAGTGATGCCTTATCACTGCTCAGAATGCGGGAAGAGTTTTGCAAGTGTGGGTAATTTACAAAGACACCAGCATGTTCACACAGGACAAAAGCCATATTACTgttcacagtgtgggaagtcTTTTACCCAGTCAAGTGCTGTCAAAacacaccagcgcattcacacgggAGAAGCGTGGACAAGATGCCTGAGAAAGACAAATGCACATCAGCTTCTGTAGTATGAATTTCctctggatccactgtgacATTTTGGTTCATAATAAATTATGTTCATGAATTTGATGTGGAGtagattttttacagaaaaaatgaaaaagtgtaTCACTGAAGGATTTTAGTTTCAAGCTGGCTTTACCATCAGGAAAAGACAAGCATTTCATACATAGGCCTATGTAAAGGGTTAATGGGACCACTTGGTTGTCAGcagtaaaaatcacaaattttaCCTCTTCCCAACAGGGAAAAGCacaatcaagaatgcatgatCATATAGTGTCATGACTGTGCAGTCAAAAAATGTCATTATGGGGCAAAAACATCCATGAACAGTaaatgagtgagaaaaaaattaaatttgatGCTGCAAAAAAACTAACGATGCTCAGCCTCTGACTGGAGATCGGTCTGCTGTTCTGTAAGAGGCAGCTTCCGGTGTGCGTCGCTATAATTATCTATAAGAGACAAtccaaaaattaaaacaatccACTGCTTGTTTACCATTTAACCTTTTAAATTAAGGATAGTATATGGAAAGGATTTCTACATCCTTGTAGTATACATAATTTTAACTTTATATGCAGACCAAGACTCCTGGGGTTGCTCCAAACACTTAGTTGCCCTCTGAATCCCTTCACCCTTGTATGGAggccataaacacacaccattcTTCACCCAGACTGCAGGCACAACCTCCACTTCTTCAGTGTCAACAAAGCTGACAATGTGGTACATTATTTCTGCCAGcaaaacacaaatattttaCAAAGATAATATAAAGTCAAATAGAGAAAAATCAATTAAAGTGTAGCACAAAAACTCCAATTACAATTCtgaaagaaataatataataaaaaaaaaactacaaacattttattttaaatgaagaaGGGGGAAAACAGCAAACCTGCCCTTTCCCTCAAGCGGCAACCTCACATACTTGTGTATATTTGGTCTAAGCCTAGCACATTTCAGCTCCAATGACAGATTTGAAACAACAAAAATTCCCAATTCCTGAGAACATATTGGGTAGTCAAACAAGCTTTCTTTCTTGGAATACTCCCTATAAACaacaaactcacaacctttaaacaaaataatgtttTGTACCAGAACAACAACATTGTTAACCTCAATGCAATTATCACCATCTGAAGTTTTAATGACAACACCATCCTTACTCAATTCTCTGAACTGCCCAACAGTTCCAGCAAACATCTGTGGAACTGGCCCGTCTGTGTGCCTGAATTTTCTGTGTTTTCAAAGCCTGTACTTCACTGCTGCTTTTTGGGTGGACAGCTTGCATTTCAGACAGCCTTCGAATTACCTGAGCCAAGGGTCTATGTGGTttcctgatctttttttttttttttttaatttctgcaAGTAATTTTCAAAAAGGAAAGCCAGATATTAGGTCCATGATGAATGACCATGAAGTCGGACATCACCGCTAAGGTGAATCAATCCGTGTATATTGTACACTACAAATTCAGGGCCATACAACTTACTGAAATGTTCAACAAATGAGACAAGCAATGTGTTTCCACTTTAACCTTTCTTCCAGACTCCTTGGTTTTCTGGCAAATTCACCCGGGAACATAATCTTTATATGACTTAATCTCTCCGAGATAGATTTTACCTGACGCCCAGAAAGACGACATTGTAGAGGCCCAATACTGCTTATCCACAAATGCAGCAGAATGTCTTTAGAAGACAGATATCTAATCTAATAACAACAGACATACAACATGCACAGTTTATTAACAATATAGAAGTTgattaaactaaactaaagttGTTCATGTTAATTTCAGCTAAAGTCATAAATCTGTCTCATCGACACTACTTAAAAAGGCTATTAAAAGGACAAAAGAAAATCCACTCAGACTCAGTAGCCATTCAGTCACTAGCTCTAGTGTCTTAATGGTGCTGCAGACTGAACCATTAGTTTCTTTGTCTTGGATCATTTTgccaacatttttttaattccacacattcacacctcttGTCTGCTTCAATTGCCCATCAAAATAATCTTGTCAatgattgttttcttttcttcagatttacttcatttatattcactTAAATCACTGCCCACTTATCAGTAATTCCTTGTATAGcttgtttttaaatcaattttgaTGAAAAGGTCTGCTATTTGATGTTAAAGAATTTTTAACTATAAcacattttcagttttttattctttttgacaaaattaactttataaatatgtttaaaataaatataaaccacTAAACATCTTACAAGGATACTGTAAAGCACATTCATGTCAAAGACCTTTTACTCTTCGGCTAACCAAATCCCACCCAGATCTCAGcggaatatttttctttttctggtgGACCAAACTCAAGCCAGGGCTCAGCCAGACACATACAATTTGCTTTTGGTGGACCAGACTCCAGCCAGAGCCCTGCATAATGCTGTTTGACACAAGGGTTTGAAAAAGACAGCGCCAGCAACAAGCCAGAAGTGCCGAATGTAAGCCAGACTCGACCCAAACTCTGTTGCTATCTGGGATGTGACAAATCAGCAATGcgcataaagtgtgtgtgttcctagTGTGTTCCTTTTTGTGACTATTTGCCAGCATGTTGGCCATAGGTAGTCTGTGATCTTGATCATAAGATGTTGGTCCCAAGAGGCTTTGCAGATCTGCTTTGAGACCACATACTGAGAAGTGTTGTGAACCACCTGAGGACAGCAACACACTAGATTTCCAGACAGGAGGGTTCATTGTTTTTGTAATAAACACTGGATCAGCAAGGACCTGAAGGAACTActgaacaaaaagaaacaagctTTCAGGCAGAAGGagatggaagagatgaagagggTGCAGAAAGATTACAAGCTAAGACTGAGGAGAACAAAGAACTCTACAGAAGAAATCTGGAGAGAGGGTAGGCTTCAACAGAGCAACACAAAGGAAGTTTCAGATGTCCTGGAGTAATGCAATGTTCTGAGTAGTATAAAACTGGAATTTCATTGGATATTGATACTTAAATGTTTTGTATGCTCATGAAAATACacttaaatttaaaatattcctGTTTTAGAGTGATACCCTCCGAGTTAGAGTCCCATCAATTActtgtcagagagagagggatgggtggtacatttcattatttcaattttgacaggtctgacagccaatcagaatcgtccACGTCACAACGTCCCGCCccttttcaaccaatcagaaaaacgTATCCGTCACATTATCCCGCCTccttttcaaccaatcagaaaaacgTATTCGTCACAATATCCCGCCCCCCTTTCAACCGATGAGGACGATTGATGGGGAGGTTACATAATCctactgtcaggaacagctggacagttccctgccaggcccagagagggcgctggcaggtgaaccttggaagcctgcttctttgtgtgtcttttgttacgcccttcctattgttcctatcctgattgtgtcacctgtatcccattagccctaatgtctacccctataaatagggagccttgtgtttgtgtccttgtccatgattgttatctgtactgtggtttctgttggggttttgtttgctaggttccatgtccaagctaaggtctaggttttgtttagttaaccacgccatatCTAGTGTTACGtatgtttccctatgtcgcgtcttaaatgtaataaaagcagtgcttcgctgaatcctgcgcatgggtctcattacaccgtgtgttggcgtgcgcacacacaccaggggcatctggggtcgagccccgcatagggcgggggtcccagacgttacaccTACATCATCAGATCCTTAATCACAAACATACACGCACAAACCCCCTGTACGTGACACACCTACGTACATAAGCATGTGTTTTCTACTGATATGACATATTGTATAAGTTTATGTACAGAATGACATATTCCCTTAGTCATCGTTGGGTCTCCctgaacatgacacacacacatgcacaaacccTCTGTACATGACACACCTACGTACATAAGCATGTGTTTCGAACTGATATGGTACATACACTGAATGTCCAGAATATGACATACCCCTTAGTCATCGTTGGGTCTCCCAAGTGGTTTCACAACTTAGAGGATCTGACAGAGAGTACAGAACGTCTACGCTCTCCAATCTAACTTTTAGAGGTGAAAAATACTGGATATTCAGTCAGAATAATCTACATTCTGGATAACaataattagaaaacaaaaccaaaccaaaaaagTAATAGCTAACATCTATTCAAGGTCAATAtggtttttttattatgtaggGTTCGGTTAAGTGTGTGACTAATTCAGACAGGAGAATTTATTTTAGCGCTGGAACCCAGTTAGTTGTTGAAACAAGTAAGCCTTTTATGTACAttatgaaaagttttttttttttttaactgtaaagCTAATCTTTGTAATGCaaattttaaaatacataaaatcataTTGACTGtctattttattctacatgtgtaatgtaaaattaTTCAACTAGAAACAAGTAGAAATtccactaaaataaaatatatatattatgataaaGTAAGGTAAACTGCTGAAGTGGAACAATAATTACTGCTAAAATTcagttcttatttaaaaaagtttttgctGCATGTTCTCataatgtgtgaatgttggaGCTGGAAATAAGATCCTCTTTGGCACTGGCATAGTGCTGACAGTAAATACAAGTAAGTTACTGACATTAAATTGTTAGTAGTTAACAAATTTTAACTTTGCACAAATGCTGTGTCATAATATTTGCTTTGTATATCAAGAGCTTagtgagactgagactgaggcATCACATTATAAAGTTTCTAAGAAACTGGACTGAGTAGAAGTCCTAGAAATAGTATTGGTACCCAATATTGTAATGTTAATATCTGCATATTGTAATGTGCAAAAATGCCTGGTAAAAGATTTATACTATACAGTCATTGTTCAAAATAAGATATGATAATATATGGCACCA from Hemibagrus wyckioides isolate EC202008001 linkage group LG10, SWU_Hwy_1.0, whole genome shotgun sequence carries:
- the LOC131360538 gene encoding zinc finger protein 239-like, encoding MNSDSSQTPPAACSQHLGNVQASTSTTLSEGPSIFVDQQIGAMLEKHLTEEVPKENPLGSLVNFCRSFFINRRKMGSSPGGIIPDSSARQSCLPGLDVTDPGIPDADLGMCNEGETLPADAHLEPYLGGSADTEETMTSLFSWVSQVKVQKQLFHCLRCGKRFKQQRTLKRHKCIPTGEKPYYCSLCGTSFKQQSALKRHQLIHTGEKPYHCSQCGKSFKQQSALKQHQVIHTGEKPHHCSECGKSFAQLGSLTVHQRYHTGEKPHHCSKCGKSFAQLGSLTVHQRYHTGVMPYHCSECGKSFASVGNLQRHQHVHTGQKPYYCSQCGKSFTQSSAVKTHQRIHTGEAWTRCLRKTNAHQLL